The Torulaspora delbrueckii CBS 1146 chromosome 1, complete genome DNA segment ACAATCTGGTGACCCAGGATCTTATAGTAGAGGAAACCTGAAATAGATTTCTTATCAAGAgcaaattttttcaaagcgTCTTGCATTCTATCATAGGAAGTACCTTTCCAAATGAATTCTGCAGTAAAACCAGTCCCCAAATGCGTTGGAGGTGGTTGTTTACTGGGTTTCAATTCCAAAGTGAATTCGTCCTGCATGCTGTTTGGTAAACGAACGATATATCCTCTTCCCTCCCATTCGGGGTGTTGCAGACCAGAGTAACGTAGTACCATTTCATCACCTACAGcaactttcaattcattagattcaaaagttgaCAAGGCAAAGGACGCTAGGTGCCTGTTGTTAAGAGCGAGGGACCATGTAACGGAAATATGCTCTAATGCCTGTGATTCTTTAAGCTGTTTGTCATAATCTGCCTCAAGTTTGATCAGTGGTCCATAAGACCTTTGGTACTCGTATGCATCCTGGTACTTGAGTAAAACGGGTGGAATTTCCTCCTGTTCCTCTGGTGcatcgatatcattgaTGGTAGCATCCTTGTTAGATTTCCATTTTGCTTCAAGTTTTGACATTTGTGAAGGAGTGATGAGCCTTGCGCTCAACTTTTGTTCCTCGGTAGGTTCTTCGGCGACCCAGTTCAAGAATTGACGATCCTCGATTAGTGGTTGCCACTGATCAGTATCCCAATTAGCATTCTTATTCTGCGCACAGGGGACCCGACATAGTAAAACCACGACTGCTTCACCTCTAGCAGAGACAAACCCGAGAAGAAATACATTCTTACAACCACAGTTGTAACATTCAAGCACCGTATCACCAAGATCCGAGTCCGGATGCAACGAAACGACGTTGTGGTGAGACAAAACCAGGTGATTCACGATATGCGAGCTTGCCGTGCCGTGCTTGGAATTGCAAAACCATCGTGAACAACCGTTACAACGAATAACGCTCACGGGCGAATCTATCCCACAGTAAGCACACGCATGCTGGGACGTCGGTAGTACAGCAACCTCGTCTTCCAACAGTTCTTCATCCGCGTTCATCGTTCTCCTGTGCATTGGAATCgttagaagaagagttcaTCGTCGGCTTGTTCTTGTACTCGATCAACGCGCATCACCGCACACGAACGATCGAGATATTGTAGATTACTGAACATATGAAGCGGTCGATTCGTAATGGATGTGAATGACAGCTATCAATGGGGTTTTCCCTTGATCCTCGACCGTTCTTGTCTGACTGAAGGACTTTTTACTTGGGTATGGTAGCGCCGCGCAAATGTCAACACATCGAAACATTTTCAATCACCGTTATAAAAAAACCACAGATGCAAGAGCCTGGAAATAGGCCATGTCGTTCGCAAACTAAGAAGACTAATGTATAGTTCGGAAAATTATCAGATATTAAATTATAGTTTAGTTACTTCCTGCGCAGCGTCCgaaacaaaaaaaaaaaaaacttACGCGCTAAAGCAAAGTATTTAGCTACAAAGTTTATGACGATGCGCTCACATGAGATTGCAACCACTCGACAAGCCACTCAATCTCCCGCTGCATTATCTCGTCCCTCTCCAACGACAAAACACTGTGTCTTGCGCCCTTGGCAACCCTCAGCGTCTTATCCCCAGCCTTacaattttcaacaaattgtTTCGAAGCCTTTGGGTCATTGATCGTATCGCCATCACCATGGATCAACAAAATAGGTTTATCCCTTACAAATCCCGAAGCAACTTGTCCCTCTGGATCTTCTAAAAGcactcttcctctttccaagaaatcgTAAATCTGTCTAAAAGTTCCTACGAGCGGTGTACTCAGCGGCTTGTCCTGTTGCAGAAACTTCCGATACGCAGGATCGGAAGTTACACCTTCCAGATCCAACTTCGTATCTATGGCGAAACCAGGCAACATCCGTGCCAGTAGAGGAGCCATCTTTTGCACTATCCACGAAGGCTGTGAATGAGGATGCAGACGCAACAGAGGAGCCGATGCCACATAAGCAGCGATCTCTTCGCGGCGTTTGCCCTTAAACGCGTACGCAAGCGTTATAGCCCCGCCCATCGAATGGCCGAACATAATAAGTGGAATCCGCCTCTCCGAG contains these protein-coding regions:
- the YJU3 gene encoding acylglycerol lipase (similar to Saccharomyces cerevisiae YJU3 (YKL094W); ancestral locus Anc_2.487), producing the protein MAYPYKCTTQIPPLEYTEFDGAKFAHVTWPSSTTAATTHGRVLIVHGFCEYTQLNHRFMDMLAQRGYESFMFDQRGSGRTSPGKLRGHTDDQHVFSDLEYFVSLNLEQCSERRIPLIMFGHSMGGAITLAYAFKGKRREEIAAYVASAPLLRLHPHSQPSWIVQKMAPLLARMLPGFAIDTKLDLEGVTSDPAYRKFLQQDKPLSTPLVGTFRQIYDFLERGRVLLEDPEGQVASGFVRDKPILLIHGDGDTINDPKASKQFVENCKAGDKTLRVAKGARHSVLSLERDEIMQREIEWLVEWLQSHVSASS